A window of the Podospora bellae-mahoneyi strain CBS 112042 chromosome 6, whole genome shotgun sequence genome harbors these coding sequences:
- a CDS encoding hypothetical protein (COG:U; EggNog:ENOG503NYS6), which yields MATPAVDHDKISPHRQSAAASASSARERIQARSEGGDSELSDELTDTTNVAQEIPHDDDEPPKSDLPFSKARCIALVATVTGASFLNTLSGQAVVIILPTIGRDLSIPDTRLQWIVSAYSLTFGCFLLLWGRIADIYGKRRMFIFGSAWFAMTMLVNPFLPNEIAFDLFRGLSGLGAAANVPTAIGILGTTFRPGKAKNYAFSCYSAGAPVGAVFGNLLAGFVSEYTSWKWVFVIMGLLAVIVTVAAFFILPAPNHTLHDEGVTVKNSVDWLGAGLVTVGLLALLFALTQGNVVGWRTPWIPVLIVVSVILVTLFVFWQRHLEKTKKRAPIMKVSVFHSTKFSAAMAIMALFFSSFNGLLVYATYFYQDFQGLSTLQTTLRFLPTGIMGVITALVVSQLLARVPTYLLLAVGTFCVSISSILFAAPIPPETTYWAYGFPAMVLSVFGADTTWPSLILFTSHSLPQSDQALGGALVNAMGQVGRAIGLAVATAIQTAVMARDRGVDVEEAGPVIPWDSASLAGLRAAEWWNFALGCAAFVVVLVAFRGSGVIGKAGVVKAQRRPTERDDIVVDSAGDGGIKV from the exons ATGGCAACACCGGCAGTTGACCATGACAAGATCTCTCCGCACCGGCAGTCGGcggcagcatcagcatcgtcGGCCCGTGAGAGAATCCAAGCGAGATCGGAAGGGGGTGACTCGGAGTTAAGCGATGAGCTCaccgacaccaccaacgTCGCCCAAGAAATACCacacgacgacgatgaaCCGCCCAAATCGGACTTGCCGTTCTCAAAAGCGCGATGTATCGCCCTCGTGGCTACCGTCACAGGCGCGAGTTTTCTCAAC ACCCTCTCCGGCCAAGCAGtggtcatcatcctcccaacCATAGGCCGCGACCTTTCCATCCCCGACACCCGCCTCCAATGGATCGTCTCGGCCTACTCCCTCACCTTTGgctgcttcctcctcctctgggGCAGGATAGCTGACATCTACGGCAAGAGAAGGATGTTCATCTTTGGCTCGGCCTGGTTCGCCATGACCATGCTGGTGAATCCCTTTTTACCAAACGAAATCGCCTTTGATTTGTTTCGTGGTCTTTCTGGGCTT GGTGCGGCAGCCAACGTTCCAACGGCGATTGGAATCCTAGGAACTACCTTTCGACCTGGCAAAGCGAAAAACTATGCTTTTAGTTGTTACTCAGCAGGTGCCCCTGTGGGAGCGGTGTTTGGGAATTTGCTCGCGGGCTTTGTCTCGGAGTACACCTCATGGAAATGGGTTTTTGTCATTATGGGTTTGTTGGCTGTCATTGTGACTGTGGCGGCGTTTTTTATCCTGCCGGCGCCGAATCATACTTTGCATGATGAGGGGGTCACGGTGAAGAATTCGGTTGACTGGTtgggggctgggttggttACCGTGGGCTTGCTGGCGTTGCTTTTTGCCTTGACACAAGGAAATGTAGTTGGGTGGAGGACGCCGTGGATACCGGTGTTGATTGTGGTTTCGGTTATCTTGGTGACgttgtttgtgttttggCAGAGACATCTGGAAAAGACGAAGAAACGCGCGCCGATCATGAAGGTTTCAGTCTTTCACAGCACGAAATTCAGCGCTGCCATGGCGATCATGGCGCTCTTTTTCAGCAGTTTCAATGGGTTACTGGTTTATGCCACGTATTTTTACCAGGACTTTCAGGGCCTGTCGACGTTGCAGACGACCTTGAGGTTTCTGCCGACGGGGATCATGGGGGTCATCACCGCGCTGGTTGTCAGCCAGCTTTTGGCGCGGGTGCCGACTTACCTGCTTTTGGCGGTGGGAACGTTTTGCGTGTCGATATCGTCGATACTCTTTGCTGCTCCGATTCCGCCCGAGACGACGTATTGGGCTTATGGGTTCCCGGCTATGGTCTTGTCGGTTTTTGGAGCTGATACTACGTGGCCGTCTTTGATTTTGTTTACGAGTCATTCGTTACCTCAGTCGGATCAGGCTTTGGGGGGGGCTTTGGTTAATGCCATGGGTCAGGTGGGAAGGGCTATCGGTTTGGCTGTCGCGACGGCGATTCAGACGGCTGTTATGGCGCGTGATAGAggggttgatgtcgaggaggcTGGGCCGGTGATTCCTTGGGACTCGGCTTCGCTCGCGGGTCTGCGAGCAGCGGAGTGGTGGAATTTTGCGTTGGGGTGTGCGGCATTCGTGGTTGTTTTAGTAGCTTTTCGGGGGTCCGGGGTTATTGGGAAGGCCGGGGTTGTGAAGGCTCAACGGCGACCGACTGAGCGTGATGACATTGTTGTTGATAGtgcgggggatggggggataAAGGTCTGA
- a CDS encoding hypothetical protein (EggNog:ENOG503PHMZ): protein MSSSENNRVSRTPDTEGDFSSPNSFVYVRTPMATISNNKGLKSTVHTTSVDEKASLYQEGQQRHYQEQRQHQYRQQYQPRYRQSSYASNRSSLANEVIFDHEDSPPPLKDNNGPFHPASPYAKDDQSHGLGINAEESCLHQEQRGTRTVSSPVGTSGKYGKTTEQPLAGVNWRDRSVSYGDSYGGRWSSNLRGSAASESYGPNRFYPPGYYFSPANRWNPSFRSYKSSASTDLLASLTSNARKAPFAAQPSLTNRFNMFQTLNNNNNNQTDENDEKMSHCDNKSGTFGVVGDGRFGARPTPAAPAPPVLTSIGASGFASGRMMSHPGGNDSGIPGFAQSQPSGPAYHPDTLSSQLRSLSFRSGAAAIQAPGPFSAAQQHPFPGQQHPFPGQQRPFFPQPAAAPLFPAGFRPLASVPETAVVRASPSSSGALVPAPGQPFFFRPMECRTHRRLTELESYDLMIKGFSPNYKGNPDLDRNRSATIPEDMNCSLFLVGLPADVTTHELLAGVRNVGRVYATHINPPEPEKGHEQSAAKIVFFERSAAGTCSFPSPFLHMHSSIPTTPQKVLSRPSKLLDMPKANPPFPPERFFRQTTTQGFRIPTRAPPHNPARVTWNRIRSAEVDINGSKSRVLLISGPPHIVNEQHLREYFDNKLIYQVDEIIVHHPGAVPAALPTPPGSSAANPSTGNLSSSGGPRAPAGLLAYNDVPSGALVASHSNTSSSLGGVPTGYNNNNSSSSSGLAPNVNVAGHSNIPLAAGPPILGNNDNNDTNDNNDNNDNNDTNDNNDNNDNNDNNDNNDNNDNNDNNDNNDNNDNNNNNDNNNNNNSGASGFSPGHSKSASSISSGSHRPNSLLGQLRGDRALIEFRFGSYRCQSEAARMALVREFREFGVLCEFGRDPCDRVEEKEEGKGKGREEEQQVEVYLGGGGDGCEDHHPFWREGEAGMGGGAFAGGAGVGGDALAGGEGGFGSVFTPGAGAHLSTTTPAGSYFQSRAQSDSVRALWGDAREGA from the exons ATGTCTTCCTCAGAGAATAATCGTGTCTCTCGGACTCCAGACACTGAAGGAGACTTCAGCTCTCCCAACTCGTTTGTCTATGTCCGTACACCTATGGCAAcaatcagcaacaacaaaggGCTCAAGTCAACCGTCCACACTACCTCTGTTGACGAGAAGGCCTCTTTGTATCAAGAGGGTCAGCAACGCCATTACCAAGAACAGCGTCAACATCAGTATCGACAGCAGTATCAACCGCGGTATCGCCAGTCCAGCTATGCCAGCAATCGCAGCAGTCTTGCCAATGAAGTCATCTTTGACCATGAAgactcccctcctccgctgaAAGACAACAACGGTCCCTTTCACCCTGCCAGCCCCTATGCCAAAGATGATCAAAGCCATGGCCTGGGCATCAACGCCGAAGAAAGCTGCCTGCATCAAGAACAGCGAGGCACACGAACAGTCTCCAGCCCAGTAGGCACAAGCGGCAAGTACGGCAAGACCACAGAACAACCCCTCGCTGGGGTGAACTGGCGAGACCGCAGCGTGAGCTACGGTGACAGCTACGGGGGACGATGGTCTTCCAACCTACGGGGGTCAGCTGCTAGTGAGAGCTATGGCCCAAACAGGTTCTACCCCCCCGGTTACTACTTCTCTCCTGCGAACCGTTGGAATCCAAGCTTCCGCTCTTACAAGTCGTCAGCGAGCACCGATCTTCTTGCCAGTCTCACAAGCAACGCCAGAAAAGCCCCTTTCGCTGCACAACCTTCTTTGACAAACCGATTCAACATGTTCCAGACgttgaacaacaacaacaacaaccagaccGACGAGAACGATGAGAAGATGTCACACTGTGACAACAAGTCCGGAACCTTCGGCGTTGTCGGAGACGGCCGCTTCGGCGCCAGACCCACTCCCGCTGCCCCTGCCCCGCCTGTCCTCACCTCGATCGGTGCCTCCGGCTTTGCCTCAGGCAGGATGATGAGTCACCCCGGCGGGAACGACTCTGGAATCCCAGGCTTtgcccaatcccaaccctccGGCCCCGCCTACCACCCGgacaccctctcctcccagctccggtccttgtccttccgctccggcgccgccgccatccaaGCTCCTGGCCCCTTTTCCGCTGCCCAGCAGCACCCCTTCCCGGGCCAGCAGCACCCCTTCCCGGGCCAGCAGCGCCCCTTTTTCCCTCAgcctgccgccgcccccTTGTTTCCCGCTGGCTTTCGCCCCCTCGCGTCCGTCCCCGAGACCGCCGTCGTCCGAGCTagtccctcctcctccggcgccCTCGTCCCAGCCCCTGGGCAGCCCTTTTTCTTCCGGCCGATGGAGTGCCGcacccaccgccgcctgACCGAACTCGAGTCCTACGACTTGATGATCAAGGGGTTCAGCCCCAACTACAAGGGGAACCCGGACCTGGACCGGAACCGGAGCGCGACCATCCCCGAGGACATGAACTGTTCTCTCTTCCTGGTGGGCTTGCCCGCCGATGTGACGACCCACGAACTGCTTGCTGGGGTGAGGAACGTGGGACGGGTGTACGCCAcccacatcaacccccctgAGCCGGAGAAGGGCCACGAGCAGAGCGCGGCCAAGATTGTGTTTTTCGAGAGGAGTGCTGCCGGTACGTGTTcattcccttccccttttcttcatATGCATTCAAGCATTCCCACAACGCCTCAGAAAGTTCTGAGTAGGCCTTCCAAACTCTTGGATATGCCT AAAGCTaacccacccttcccaccagAACGCTTCTTCCGCCAAACCACAACCCAGGGCTTCCGCATCCCAACCCGCGCTCCTCCCCACAACCCCGCCCGCGTGACCTGGAACCGCATCCGGTCCGCCGAAGTCGACATCAACGGGTCAAAGTCTcgcgtcctcctcatctctgGACCCCCCCACATCGTCAACGAGCAGCACCTTCGCGAGTACTTCGACAACAAGCTCATCTACCAAGTCGACGAGATCAtcgtccaccaccccggCGCCGTCCCTGCCGCCTTGCCCACTCCCCCCGGTTCCTCTGCTGccaatccctcgacaggcaACCTCTCTAGCTCTGGTGGTCCCCGCGCCCCAGCCGGCCTATTGGCCTATAACGACGTCCCTTCCGGCGCTCTCGTTGCCAGCCACAGCAAcacctcttccagcttgggCGGTGTTCCCACCGGCTATAACAATAACaattcttcttcctcctcgggtCTCGCCCCCAACGTCAATGTTGCCGGCCACAGCAACatccccctcgccgccggtcctcccatcctcggcaacaacgacaacaacgacaccaacgacaacaacgacaacaacgacaacaacgacaccaacgacaacaacgacaacaacgacaacaacgacaacaacgacaacaacgacaacaacgacaacaacgacaacaacgacaacaacgacaacaacgacaacaacaacaacaacgacaacaacaacaacaacaacagtggCGCCAGCGGCTTCAGCCCCGGCCACTCCAAGTCCGCCTCCAGCATCAGCTCCGGAAGCCACAGGCCCAACTCTCTCCTGGGCCAGCTCAGGGGCGATAGAGCCCTCATCGAGTTCCGCTTCGGCAGTTACCGCTGCCAGTCCGAGGCCGCCCGCATGGCTCTCGTGAGAGAGTTTAGGGAGTTTGGGGTCTTGTGCGAGTTTGGGAGGGATCCTTGTGATCgtgtggaggagaaggaggaaggaaaggggaaggggagagaggaggagcagcaggtggAGGTTtatttgggtggtggtggagatggttgtgaggaccaccaccctttctggagggaaggagaagctgggatgggtggtggtgcgtttgccggcggtgctggtgttgggggtgatgcgcttgctggcggcgagggtggtttCGGCTCCGTGTTCACTCCGGGTGCGGGCGCGCACCTGTCCACGACGACCCCGGCTGGGAGTTACTTCCAGTCGCGGGCTCAGAGCGACAGCGTGCGCGCCCTGTGGGGTGATGCTCGTGAGGGGGCGTGA
- a CDS encoding hypothetical protein (COG:S; EggNog:ENOG503NU2H) codes for MRIAKALLSLALVADAAIASSWFSNAAYNKWHETELERWLSDHDVPYPTPADRKDLEKLVQKNWESHVVTPYNSWDAAQLNSYLKQKGVETKDSAQASRDSLVSQVKGYWYETEDKAQTAWTNVKDWILDSWTDSQLKAFCDRHGIPVPQPRTRDTLLQKARVAYETAAQKAGETAAYPGNWLYETWSESDLKEWLDTHGIPAPQPTTRDKLIASVRRNSRLASLRMQEQKAAAQKKAQEAYATLTDKVIDAWSESQLKEFCDKNSIPVPQGTKLNQLRSLVRKHRAEIMGDTVASTAASAYGAATSNVGENVAKATDATSQAALDAFNAAVNTWSESRLKGYLDARGVPIPQGSKTDELRALVRKHAHKAATGWSAWTWDDLTLDNLKAYLASSGDAAAKKAGEKAGATREELVQAANAAYASASSAGGNSFASATSYLSHATDNAKAATFDTWSESDLKAYLDSYGIPVPQGSTLNEIRALARRQWTYYKYGTSSPSETIFAKIKENVLSGWDWVTGQVMAGSDAAKKKAEEGRAKAHKEL; via the exons atgagGATCGCCAAAGCGCTCCTGTCGTTGGCCCTCGTGGCTGACGCAGCTATCGCTAGCTCTTGGTTTTCCAATGCTG CCTACAACAAGTGGCACGAGACTGAGCTTGAGCGTTGGCTCTCCGATCACGATGTCCCCTATCCCACTCCTGCCGATCGCAAGGATCTCGAGAAGCTTGTCCAGAAGAACTGGGAGTCGCATGTCGTAACACCATACAACAGCTGGGACGCTGCCCAGCTTAATAGCTATCTCAAGCAGAAGGGTGTCGAGACCAAGGATTCCGCCCAGGCCAGCCGCGATTCTCTCGTCAGCCAGGTGAAGGGCTACTGGTACGAGACGGAGGACAAGGCTCAAACCGCCTGGACCAATGTCAAGGACTGGATTCTGGACAGCTGGACCGACAGCCAGCTCAAGGCCTTCTGCGATCGTCATGGTATTCCTG TTCCCCAACCCCGCACCCGTGATACTCTCCTTCAGAAGGCTAGGGTCGCTTACGAAACCGCTGCTCAAAAGGCCGGTGAGACTGCTGCCTACCCTGGCAACTGGTTGTACGAGACCTGGTCCGAGTCTGATCTCAAGGAGTGGCTTGATACCCATGGCATCCCGGCTCCTCAACCTACCACCCGCGACAAGCTCATTGCCTCTGTCCGCCGCAACTCTCGACTTGCCTCGCTTCGCATGCAGGAgcagaaggctgctgctcagaAGAAGGCTCAGGAAGCTTATGCCACCCTCACTGACAAGGTTATTGACGCCTGGAGCGAGTCTCAGTTGAAGGAGTTCTGCGACAAGAATAGCATCCCCGTTCCTCAAGGTACCAAGCTCAACCAGCTCCGCTCTCTTGTCCGTAAGCACCGCGCTGAGATCATGGGTGACACTGTTGCCTCAACCGCTGCCTCTGCCTATGGCGCTGCTACTTCCAACGTTGGCGAGAACGTTGCCAAGGCTACTGATGCCACTTCCCAGGCCGCTCTGGATGCCTTCAATGCTGCTGTCAACACCTGGTCTGAGAGCCGTCTCAAGGGCTACCTTGACGCCCGTGGAGTCCCCATTCCTCAGGGATCCAAGACTGATGAGCTTCGTGCGCTCGTACGCAAGCATGCCCACAAGGCTGCTACCGGCTGGAGCGCCTGGACCTGGGACGATCTGaccctcgacaacctcaaggcTTACCTCGCTTCCTCTGGAGACGCTgcggcgaagaaggctggTGAGAAGGCTGGCGCTACTCGCGAGGAGCTTGTCCAGGCTGCCAACGCTGCCTACgcctctgcttcttctgccGGTGGTAACTCCTTTGCCTCTGCTACCAGCTACCTTTCTCACGCCACCGACAATGCCAAGGCTGCTACCTTTGATACCTGGAGCGAGAGTGATCTCAAGGCCTACTTGGACAGCTATGGCATTCCCGTCCCTCAGGGTTCAACTCTCAATGAGATCCGTGCCCTTGCTCGTCGCCAGTGGACTTACTACAAGTACGGCACCTCGTCTCCTTCCGAGACCATCTTCGCTAAGATCAAGGAAAACGTCTTGAGCGGCTGGGACTGGGTCACCGGTCAGGTCATGGCTGGCTCTGAtgccgccaagaagaaggctgaggagggccGTGCCAAGGCGCATAAGGAGCTCTAA